The following proteins are co-located in the Hevea brasiliensis isolate MT/VB/25A 57/8 chromosome 11, ASM3005281v1, whole genome shotgun sequence genome:
- the LOC110670174 gene encoding transcription factor MYB1-like has protein sequence MGRRPCCAKEGVKRGAWSASEDKVLINYVELHGEGKWRDLPRRAGLKRCGKSCRLRWLNYLRPDIKRGNISVDEEDLIIRLHKLLGNRWSLIAGRLPGRTDNEIKNYWNSNLRKRVKGEKGSRCSSKLRFDNLSKKKNSPPPPPPGAVQTKPVTCSKVVIIPQALEKEQVIQKKAESKRTPSCSALQQEDSSLDLDFDIDDFLLLEAPNSELDQAKLNINGNALGPGDYGLNNLSSCWPEFPVSTVDSFYY, from the exons ATGGGAAGGAGACCTTGCTGTGCTAAAGAAGGTGTCAAAAGAGGAGCTTGGTCTGCTTCGGAAGATAAAGTCCTCATTAATTATGTTGAACTCCATGGAGAAGGGAAGTGGAGAGACCTTCCTCGAAGAGCTG GGTTGAAGCGATGTGGAAAAAGTTGCAGACTCCGATGGCTCAACTATCTGAGGCCCGATATTAAGAGAGGCAACATTTCTGTTGATGAAGAAGATCTCATTATCAGACTCCATAAGCTTCTTGGTAATAG GTGGTCGCTTATTGCTGGGAGGCTTCCTGGGAGAACCGACAACGAAATCAAGAACTACTGGAACTCCAATCTGAGAAAGAGAGTTAAAGGTGAAAAGGGTAGTCGATGTTCCAGCAAACTGCGGTTCGATAATTTAAGCAAAAAGAAGAACTCTCCACCCCCGCCACCACCAGGAGCAGTGCAAACCAAACCAGTAACATGCAGCAAAGTCGTCATAATTCCTCAAGCTCTAGAAAAGGAACAAGTGATTCAGAAGAAAGCAGAGAGCAAGAGGACTCCATCTTGTTCAGCTTTACAGCAGGAAGACAGTTCATTGGACCTGGATTTTGACATTGATGACTTCCTTTTACTGGAGGCTCCCAATTCAGAGCTGGACCAAGCTAAACTGAATATTAATGGAAATGCTTTGGGTCCTGGAGACTATGGCCTCAATAACTTGTCATCATGTTGGCCAGAATTTCCAGTCTCAACAGTCGATAGCTTTTACTATTGA
- the LOC110670028 gene encoding stress-response A/B barrel domain-containing protein UP3 isoform X2: MRMLCLGAARSFVSSSRSLTFLLPKRHLKLSSSYFKPYSHSSPPKSPIQMSTTTIEHIVLFKVKDDTDHGKVNTMLSSLNSLVSLDPVLHLAAGPLYGTKSSPIPFTHMLHSRYSSKDNLNAYSAHPSHVTAVKESVLPICDDVMAVDWVADDLQGPVVPAPGSAIRVTFLKLKENLGEDVKNEILAVIKGIKGSFGEINQITCGENFSPARAKGYSIASLAVFPAVSEMEAVDSKEELVNLQKEKALRTMERFFPW; this comes from the exons ATGAGGATGCTGTGTTTGGGAGCCGCTCGCTCATTCGTTTCTTCCTCACGTTCCCTCACATTCTTATTACCCAAACGCCACCTCAAGCTTTCCTCCTCCTACTTCAAGCCTTACTCTCACTCCTCGCCTCCCAAATCTCCAATCCAGATGTCTACAACAACAATCGAACACATCGTCCTCTTCAAAGTCAAAGACGACACCGACCACGGCAAAGTCAACACCATGCTCAGCTCCCTCAACAGCCTTGTCTCTCTTGACCCCGTGCTCCACCTCGCCGCCGGTCCACTCTACGGCACCAAATCCTCTCCCATTCCCTTCACTCACATGCTTCACAGCCGCTATTCCTCAAAAGATAACCTTAACGCCTACTCTGCTCACCCTAGCCACGTCACCGCCGTTAAAGAGTCTGTTCTCCCCATCTGTGATGACGTGATGGCCGTCGATTGGGTTGCCGATGATCTCCAGGGGCCAGTAGTTCCAGCTCCGGGTTCTGCGATAAGAGTGACCTTTCTGAAATTGAAGGAAAATTTGGGCGAGGATGTGAAAAATGAGATTTTGGCCGTTATTAAAGGGATTAAGGGAAGTTTTGGAGAGATCAATCAGATCACTTGTGGAGAGAATTTCTCTCCAGCGAGAGCCAAAGGTTATTCAATCGCGTCGCTTGCTGTTTTTCCTGCTGTGAGTGAAATGGAAGCGGTGGATTCGAAGGAAGAGCTGGTGAATTTGCAGAAAGAGAAG GCTTTGAGGACTATGGAAAGATTTTTCCCATGGTGA
- the LOC110670181 gene encoding uncharacterized protein LOC110670181, whose translation MATLEGEFKEYAEKAKSLPPTKDVDKLILYGFSSSMDYLSKQLLELLIPILQEFSAPQRRQNGMLGKQLKLKIFSFIFLLLIDLEFSGKTKQQAMIECITKVKQLLL comes from the exons ATGGCAACATTAGAG GGAGAGTTCAAAGAATATGCTGAGAAGGCCAAGTCATTGCCTCCAACTAAGGATGTAGATAAACTCATCCTTTATGGATTCTCATCCTCTATGGATTATTTAAGCAAGCAACTGTTGGAGCTGTTAATACCA ATCCTCCAGGAATTTTCAGCCCCACAAAGAAGGCAAAATGGGATGCTTGGAAAGCAGTTGAAGCTAAAGATCTTTTCATTCATTTTCCTATTGCTCATCGATTTGGAATTTTCTGGGAAGACCAAACAACAAGCTATGATTGAATGCATCACCAAGGTCAAGCAATTGCTGTTATAA
- the LOC110670028 gene encoding stress-response A/B barrel domain-containing protein UP3 isoform X1 has product MRMLCLGAARSFVSSSRSLTFLLPKRHLKLSSSYFKPYSHSSPPKSPIQMSTTTIEHIVLFKVKDDTDHGKVNTMLSSLNSLVSLDPVLHLAAGPLYGTKSSPIPFTHMLHSRYSSKDNLNAYSAHPSHVTAVKESVLPICDDVMAVDWVADDLQGPVVPAPGSAIRVTFLKLKENLGEDVKNEILAVIKGIKGSFGEINQITCGENFSPARAKGYSIASLAVFPAVSEMEAVDSKEELVNLQKEKVRDYLDSVIVVDYVVPSLQSASL; this is encoded by the coding sequence ATGAGGATGCTGTGTTTGGGAGCCGCTCGCTCATTCGTTTCTTCCTCACGTTCCCTCACATTCTTATTACCCAAACGCCACCTCAAGCTTTCCTCCTCCTACTTCAAGCCTTACTCTCACTCCTCGCCTCCCAAATCTCCAATCCAGATGTCTACAACAACAATCGAACACATCGTCCTCTTCAAAGTCAAAGACGACACCGACCACGGCAAAGTCAACACCATGCTCAGCTCCCTCAACAGCCTTGTCTCTCTTGACCCCGTGCTCCACCTCGCCGCCGGTCCACTCTACGGCACCAAATCCTCTCCCATTCCCTTCACTCACATGCTTCACAGCCGCTATTCCTCAAAAGATAACCTTAACGCCTACTCTGCTCACCCTAGCCACGTCACCGCCGTTAAAGAGTCTGTTCTCCCCATCTGTGATGACGTGATGGCCGTCGATTGGGTTGCCGATGATCTCCAGGGGCCAGTAGTTCCAGCTCCGGGTTCTGCGATAAGAGTGACCTTTCTGAAATTGAAGGAAAATTTGGGCGAGGATGTGAAAAATGAGATTTTGGCCGTTATTAAAGGGATTAAGGGAAGTTTTGGAGAGATCAATCAGATCACTTGTGGAGAGAATTTCTCTCCAGCGAGAGCCAAAGGTTATTCAATCGCGTCGCTTGCTGTTTTTCCTGCTGTGAGTGAAATGGAAGCGGTGGATTCGAAGGAAGAGCTGGTGAATTTGCAGAAAGAGAAGGTCAGGGATTATCTAGACAGCGTTATTGTTGTTGACTATGTAGTTCCATCTTTACAATCTGCAAGTCTTTAA